From Algoriphagus sp. NG3, the proteins below share one genomic window:
- a CDS encoding amidohydrolase family protein, whose product MKTSYTCLILLFSSFTTVLCQSYLVSNVNIISMEDEEVLENYSILVQEGKIHSIIPMSDSEAYPVDQVIDGNGGYVYPGLAEFHSHIPIAQNGDSQLQEEAMWLYLANGVLRVRGMIGDASHLKLKERIASGELDGPRLFLSGPSFRGSTVSSPEQAAQMVRDQKDAGYDHLKLHPGLKMDEFLAIATTANQVGIPFGGHVSLDVGLKASLENGYKSVEHMDGYIEALIPDYSRVLDPEIAGPFSMLLVEEADMSRLPELVNLTLETGAWMAPTLTLFDRYFGFKPAEEYRNIPEMKYMSAQQVQSWINAKTPHEQSGILTRENVQPYLDFRNQLLMTLHEAGVPMLMSSDSPQVFNVPGFSIHHEIDLMSKAGMSNYEILKSGSVNPARYFGQEGNWGVIKEGASADFVLVKSNPLEDLETLKNPVMVVMKGEIYDQQELKKQLDKIEAKYNRD is encoded by the coding sequence ATGAAAACTTCCTATACCTGTTTAATCCTGCTTTTCAGTTCATTTACCACTGTTTTATGCCAGTCATACCTTGTTTCTAATGTGAATATTATTTCGATGGAGGATGAAGAGGTTCTGGAAAATTACTCGATTTTGGTTCAAGAAGGCAAGATTCATAGCATAATCCCCATGTCTGATTCTGAGGCTTATCCTGTTGATCAGGTGATAGATGGGAATGGTGGATATGTCTATCCAGGTTTGGCAGAATTTCATTCCCATATTCCTATCGCCCAAAATGGGGATTCCCAACTTCAGGAAGAGGCTATGTGGCTGTATTTGGCCAATGGTGTATTGCGTGTACGTGGGATGATAGGAGATGCTTCACATTTGAAGCTCAAAGAAAGAATAGCTTCAGGTGAACTGGATGGGCCAAGATTATTTTTATCCGGCCCATCCTTTAGAGGATCTACCGTATCTTCCCCTGAGCAGGCCGCACAGATGGTTCGTGACCAAAAAGATGCTGGTTATGATCATCTGAAGCTGCATCCGGGATTGAAAATGGATGAGTTTCTGGCCATAGCCACTACTGCAAATCAAGTAGGTATTCCATTTGGGGGGCATGTCTCTTTGGATGTGGGACTAAAAGCCAGTCTGGAAAATGGTTATAAATCCGTTGAGCATATGGATGGTTATATTGAGGCATTGATCCCTGATTATTCCCGGGTTTTGGATCCAGAGATAGCAGGGCCTTTCTCCATGCTTCTGGTTGAAGAGGCTGACATGAGCAGACTTCCTGAATTGGTTAATTTGACGCTGGAAACTGGCGCTTGGATGGCTCCGACTTTGACTTTGTTTGACCGTTATTTTGGCTTTAAGCCGGCGGAAGAGTACCGAAATATACCGGAGATGAAGTATATGTCGGCTCAGCAGGTACAGAGTTGGATCAATGCGAAAACACCCCATGAGCAGTCCGGTATATTGACAAGAGAAAATGTGCAACCTTACCTGGATTTCAGAAATCAACTTTTGATGACCTTACATGAAGCAGGTGTGCCGATGTTGATGTCCTCAGATTCTCCCCAGGTTTTCAATGTTCCGGGTTTTTCTATTCATCATGAGATCGACCTGATGTCCAAAGCAGGCATGTCCAATTATGAGATTCTGAAATCAGGTTCTGTGAATCCTGCCAGATATTTCGGCCAAGAAGGGAATTGGGGAGTAATCAAGGAAGGAGCGTCGGCTGATTTTGTATTGGTAAAGTCCAATCCTCTTGAAGATTTGGAGACATTGAAAAATCCCGTCATGGTGGTGATGAAAGGGGAAATATACGATCAGCAGGAGCTTAAAAAACAACTTGACAAAATCGAGGCTAAGTATAACAGAGACTGA
- a CDS encoding gluconokinase → MLIVVTGVSGTGKTTIGSGIANLLNLPFFDADNYHPQNNIEKMSKGIPLNDEDRMPWLQALADLLAEHEKSGGAVLACSALKESYRELLKGKNSVQWIHLKGDKELIWRRMLARKNHYMKAGMLDSQFATWEEPHYGLKLNILHTPEEMLSQAMRYLGVPEESKG, encoded by the coding sequence ATGCTTATAGTCGTTACAGGAGTATCAGGAACAGGTAAAACCACAATTGGATCTGGAATAGCCAATTTGTTGAATCTCCCATTTTTCGATGCGGATAATTATCATCCTCAGAATAATATTGAAAAAATGAGTAAAGGTATTCCTCTTAATGATGAGGATAGAATGCCATGGCTTCAAGCTCTGGCAGATTTATTAGCTGAGCATGAGAAAAGTGGAGGAGCCGTTTTAGCATGTTCTGCTTTAAAAGAAAGTTATCGGGAACTTTTAAAAGGAAAGAATTCTGTGCAATGGATTCATCTGAAAGGCGATAAGGAGTTGATATGGCGTAGGATGCTAGCCAGGAAAAACCACTACATGAAAGCGGGTATGTTGGATTCACAATTCGCTACCTGGGAAGAACCACACTATGGGCTTAAACTGAATATACTACATACGCCGGAGGAAATGCTGTCACAAGCAATGCGGTATTTGGGAGTACCGGAAGAAAGCAAAGGTTGA
- a CDS encoding glucosamine-6-phosphate isomerase has protein sequence MLSKYPLSEVEKSFLQESGVEKISTLIPYLQVDNFPKLGLLTACRFLEWASANPEGVISLPTGKTPEFFIKWTQFLLENWDNKKGKEVREKYGLGNIKKPVLKDLTFVQIDEFYPISSKQNNSFYDYVNKFYIQGFGLSKEKAILINSDEIPLANGLHFKEVFPDLKVDLSLRFRDPKNEMEKLQQRSIYMIDQWCGEYEQKIRDAGGIGFFLGGIGPDGHIAFNTRGSHMYSVTRLTETNFETQAVAAGDLGGIEVSSNRLVITIGLDTIVYNPEAVAIIIAAGEAKAGIVKDSLETPLNNVYPATVLQKLKNGRFYVTKGAGVKLTDSVDAYYQKGEWTWEKTERAVIDLCKKLGKYGHRIKLSDLKSDQYTKLIPDLSEETVNEVMKSIEGKLSKGLEQEKNEVLLHTGPHHDDISLGILPHITNQLHEPTNEAHFSVLTSGFTAVTNTFVIDTLQHTKKLLDNGEIQMVHYEDFFDVGYSLKTDKDVYHYLTNVASEDAEQRLRGLCHRVVRALVIVYEIKNKTQLRETINDVISILKNSYDGEKNPAKVQKLKGMIREFEEELVWAHFGVQVKNVHHLRLGFYTGDIFTEQPDKDRDVEPIVEMFRKINPTKISLTLDPEGSGPDTHYKVLQATAAAVKKWGEEKDISDLRIIGYRNVWFKFEPHEANVIVPVSLGDMSVMEDSFANCYLSQVNASFPSYSHNGKFSTVAKRIWVDQLDSIQLLLGKNYFYQHDRAKVRSSHGLIFFRDMNVEEFLSTARELEKSIEGML, from the coding sequence ATGCTAAGTAAGTATCCGCTTTCAGAAGTCGAAAAAAGTTTCCTACAGGAATCTGGTGTTGAGAAAATCAGCACGCTAATTCCGTACCTTCAAGTTGACAATTTCCCCAAACTAGGCCTGCTCACCGCCTGCCGGTTTCTAGAATGGGCATCGGCAAACCCGGAGGGAGTCATCAGTTTACCAACAGGTAAAACGCCAGAGTTTTTCATCAAATGGACCCAGTTTCTATTAGAAAATTGGGACAATAAAAAAGGCAAGGAAGTAAGGGAGAAATATGGTTTGGGCAATATCAAGAAGCCTGTCCTTAAGGATCTGACATTCGTACAGATTGATGAATTCTATCCTATTTCTTCAAAGCAGAACAACAGCTTTTACGATTATGTAAACAAGTTCTATATCCAGGGGTTTGGACTTTCTAAAGAAAAAGCAATCCTGATCAATTCAGATGAGATCCCTTTGGCAAATGGGCTTCATTTCAAAGAGGTGTTTCCTGATCTGAAAGTTGACCTAAGCCTGAGATTCCGCGACCCCAAAAATGAAATGGAGAAATTGCAGCAGCGGTCTATCTACATGATCGACCAGTGGTGCGGGGAATATGAGCAAAAAATAAGGGATGCAGGTGGAATAGGTTTTTTTCTGGGTGGAATAGGCCCAGATGGACATATTGCCTTCAACACCCGAGGATCTCATATGTATTCCGTCACCAGATTGACAGAAACTAATTTTGAAACCCAGGCAGTAGCAGCAGGTGATTTGGGAGGGATAGAAGTTTCCTCCAACAGACTTGTGATCACCATTGGCTTAGACACCATTGTCTATAACCCTGAAGCAGTGGCGATCATCATAGCCGCGGGAGAGGCAAAAGCAGGAATCGTAAAAGATTCCCTCGAAACCCCACTAAACAACGTCTATCCAGCCACAGTCCTACAAAAACTAAAAAATGGAAGATTCTATGTGACTAAAGGAGCTGGGGTAAAACTGACTGATTCTGTAGATGCCTATTATCAAAAAGGCGAATGGACCTGGGAAAAAACCGAACGGGCTGTAATTGATCTCTGTAAAAAACTGGGGAAATACGGTCACAGGATAAAGCTATCTGACCTAAAATCAGACCAATACACCAAGCTGATCCCTGATTTGTCAGAAGAGACTGTCAATGAGGTGATGAAAAGCATAGAAGGCAAGCTATCAAAAGGGCTGGAACAAGAAAAAAATGAGGTATTACTTCATACTGGGCCGCACCACGACGATATATCCTTAGGTATCTTACCACATATCACCAACCAGCTGCATGAACCCACAAATGAGGCGCACTTCTCTGTATTGACCTCAGGTTTTACAGCAGTGACCAATACGTTTGTGATCGACACACTACAGCATACCAAGAAGTTATTGGACAACGGGGAAATCCAAATGGTCCACTACGAAGACTTTTTTGATGTAGGATATAGTCTTAAAACAGATAAAGACGTTTATCATTACCTCACAAATGTAGCCTCTGAGGACGCAGAGCAACGACTAAGAGGGCTTTGCCACCGAGTGGTCAGGGCTTTGGTGATCGTATATGAGATCAAGAATAAAACCCAACTGAGAGAAACGATCAATGACGTCATCAGCATTCTGAAAAACAGCTATGATGGAGAGAAAAACCCTGCAAAAGTACAGAAACTAAAGGGGATGATCCGGGAGTTTGAAGAGGAACTGGTTTGGGCACATTTTGGGGTTCAGGTGAAAAACGTCCACCATCTTAGACTTGGCTTCTACACAGGGGATATTTTCACAGAGCAGCCTGACAAAGATCGCGATGTGGAACCGATCGTGGAAATGTTTAGAAAAATCAATCCTACAAAGATTAGCTTAACACTAGATCCGGAAGGATCCGGGCCGGACACTCATTATAAAGTACTGCAAGCCACTGCCGCTGCCGTGAAAAAATGGGGTGAGGAGAAAGATATCAGTGACCTTCGCATCATCGGCTATAGGAACGTTTGGTTCAAGTTTGAGCCTCATGAAGCCAATGTAATAGTACCTGTATCATTAGGAGATATGTCTGTTATGGAAGACTCATTTGCCAATTGCTATCTAAGTCAGGTGAATGCATCTTTCCCAAGTTATTCCCACAATGGTAAGTTCAGTACAGTGGCCAAAAGGATCTGGGTAGATCAGTTAGACTCCATACAGCTTTTGCTTGGCAAAAATTACTTCTACCAGCATGATCGGGCAAAAGTAAGATCAAGCCACGGTTTGATTTTCTTCAGGGATATGAATGTAGAGGAGTTTCTGTCCACTGCCAGAGAACTGGAGAAGTCAATCGAAGGAATGCTATAA
- a CDS encoding ROK family protein, which yields MEKAILGLDIGGTGIKGGVLINGHLEDIRSIATPARESKEFILETISDFIESYMGYDLAGIGIGIPGLVDAREGIVLGLSNIPAFQHVELKKFLTERFAKPVFINNDANCFASGVHKFGVGRKFNHMVGITLGTGIGGGIVINGHLYSGVNSAAGEWCSASYLDHDYEHYCSGKFFEKYYHKKPKALAKLALAGDIQALKAFEEFGHHLGELIKHILYSLAPEAVILGGSIRKTYPLFKESLLRTISTFKYPTVIERFEILLSEMDETAIHGAVALVELENENEVVNN from the coding sequence ATGGAAAAAGCCATTTTAGGATTAGACATTGGAGGCACCGGGATCAAGGGTGGTGTGCTAATTAATGGACATTTAGAGGATATACGATCAATAGCTACCCCTGCTCGGGAAAGCAAAGAATTCATTCTGGAAACCATTTCAGATTTTATAGAGAGTTATATGGGATATGACTTGGCGGGAATCGGAATTGGCATCCCAGGTCTGGTTGATGCGCGGGAAGGGATCGTTCTAGGTCTTTCAAATATCCCCGCTTTTCAGCATGTGGAGTTGAAGAAGTTTCTGACGGAGAGATTTGCCAAGCCTGTTTTTATTAATAATGATGCCAACTGCTTTGCCTCCGGGGTCCATAAATTCGGGGTAGGCAGGAAGTTTAACCACATGGTAGGCATCACGCTGGGAACTGGAATCGGGGGAGGCATCGTGATCAACGGACACCTCTATAGTGGTGTTAACTCTGCAGCGGGTGAATGGTGTAGTGCCTCCTATCTTGACCATGATTATGAACATTACTGCAGCGGAAAGTTTTTTGAAAAATACTATCACAAAAAACCTAAAGCACTTGCCAAGCTGGCACTCGCCGGAGATATCCAGGCATTAAAAGCATTTGAGGAATTCGGCCATCATCTCGGTGAACTGATCAAGCATATCTTATATTCCCTCGCTCCTGAGGCAGTTATCTTGGGAGGATCAATCAGAAAAACATATCCGCTGTTTAAAGAATCTTTGCTTAGAACGATTTCAACATTCAAGTATCCTACGGTCATAGAACGATTTGAAATTTTGCTTTCAGAGATGGACGAAACAGCTATTCATGGAGCAGTGGCCTTAGTGGAACTGGAAAATGAAAACGAAGTAGTTAATAATTAG
- a CDS encoding bifunctional 4-hydroxy-2-oxoglutarate aldolase/2-dehydro-3-deoxy-phosphogluconate aldolase — protein MNKANILFWEHYQKAPIIGISRGHSLDDVLKIAEAYEEAGLTTLEITMNTAGASKMISALRTQFPALNIGAGTVCDLSGLKDAIDSGAQFIVTPIVDEIVITHAADQQIPVFPGAFTPSEIYKAWSLGASAVKVFPATQLGVQYIKDVLAPLNNIKLLPTGGVSVSNIRSFFDAGAFGVGMGSSLFDKELIGAGDYNGLIKHFTSIKSEISKFIRG, from the coding sequence ATGAACAAGGCAAACATACTATTCTGGGAGCACTACCAAAAAGCACCGATTATAGGGATTAGCAGGGGACATTCACTTGATGATGTATTGAAAATAGCAGAAGCCTATGAAGAAGCTGGACTTACTACCTTGGAGATTACCATGAATACAGCTGGCGCATCTAAGATGATTTCCGCTTTGCGAACACAGTTTCCTGCTCTCAATATCGGTGCAGGTACAGTTTGCGATCTGAGCGGCTTGAAGGATGCCATCGACTCTGGAGCCCAGTTTATTGTGACTCCTATCGTCGATGAAATTGTAATCACCCATGCAGCGGATCAACAAATCCCAGTTTTTCCGGGAGCATTTACTCCTTCGGAGATTTATAAAGCTTGGTCTTTGGGAGCTTCTGCAGTCAAAGTATTCCCCGCTACGCAACTTGGAGTACAGTATATCAAAGACGTACTGGCTCCTTTAAATAATATAAAGCTGCTTCCTACTGGGGGTGTATCTGTCAGTAACATCAGGTCATTTTTTGATGCGGGTGCCTTTGGAGTGGGAATGGGAAGTTCCCTCTTTGATAAGGAGTTGATAGGAGCAGGGGATTATAATGGCCTGATTAAGCACTTTACCAGCATCAAATCAGAGATATCCAAGTTTATTAGAGGTTGA
- a CDS encoding UDP-2,3-diacylglucosamine diphosphatase: protein MKTQFKTIVVSDVHLGTKGSKAKEIARFLKQYNCDNLILNGDIIDGWQLKKSGSWKRKHTRFFNRILKMIENHSTKVYYLRGNHDDFLDQILPFQMGNLSIQKDMIYESHGKKYFITHGDVFDSITTNLRWIAYLGDIGYTFLLWLNSVVNHYRVKQGLPYFSLSQYVKGKVKSAVSYIDQYEEELAKMAKVKGCDGIICGHIHKPENREIDGIQYLNSGDWVETMSALAEDHEGNWQLIYYNEINFKEAKDDSLEQFFIGKPETSIIPMREVSFEKVKDDLEPPSITSIQ from the coding sequence GTGAAGACTCAATTCAAAACGATAGTTGTATCCGATGTACATCTGGGTACAAAAGGCTCTAAAGCCAAAGAAATCGCACGGTTTCTTAAACAGTACAACTGTGATAACCTCATACTGAACGGGGATATCATAGATGGCTGGCAACTCAAGAAATCAGGCTCCTGGAAGAGAAAGCACACCCGCTTTTTCAATAGAATCCTGAAAATGATTGAAAATCACAGTACTAAGGTGTATTATCTGCGGGGCAACCACGATGATTTTCTAGACCAGATTCTTCCCTTCCAGATGGGGAATCTGTCGATCCAAAAGGACATGATCTATGAAAGTCACGGAAAAAAATATTTTATCACGCACGGAGATGTTTTTGACAGCATTACCACTAACCTTCGCTGGATTGCTTATTTGGGTGACATAGGCTACACATTTTTGCTCTGGCTAAATAGTGTGGTGAATCACTATCGGGTCAAACAAGGCCTCCCCTATTTCTCCCTTTCCCAATATGTGAAGGGCAAAGTAAAATCAGCTGTATCCTATATAGATCAGTACGAAGAAGAACTGGCCAAAATGGCCAAAGTCAAAGGCTGCGATGGCATCATCTGTGGTCATATTCACAAACCTGAAAACCGGGAAATTGATGGAATCCAATACCTGAATTCGGGTGACTGGGTGGAGACTATGAGCGCACTGGCGGAAGACCATGAGGGAAACTGGCAGCTGATCTATTACAACGAGATCAACTTCAAGGAAGCAAAAGATGATAGCCTGGAGCAATTCTTCATCGGCAAACCTGAAACTTCGATTATCCCTATGCGGGAAGTTTCCTTCGAAAAAGTAAAGGATGATCTGGAACCTCCTTCAATCACATCCATCCAATGA
- a CDS encoding glycosyltransferase family protein yields the protein MKFLFIVQGEGRGHMTQAIAFSNMLKIHKHELVGVILGKSKRRAIPEFFSKEIQAPVYLVESPNFACDKDEKEILIGRTILQNLTKTSTFRKSLNKIHEIVKEEEPDIILNFYDLLGGIYNGIFRPKAEYWVIGHQYLSYHPDFKFAPAKGLNRFFFKLNTKMTAIGASEKLALSFYELESTDEITVVPPLLREEVKKLDSTLDDFFLTYIVNCGYGKEILNYAAANPHLKIRAYWDKKDAAETENPLPNLSFHRVHDKSFLRDMAACKGLVSTAGFESICEAIYLKKPVMVIPVKGQYEQACNALDTVHSGAGIASDNFDFSKLENLIQTKPITDNSFQDWVSTWPKTFQQILPETMMTEPDLVLTQSFS from the coding sequence ATGAAGTTTTTATTTATCGTCCAGGGTGAAGGTCGCGGCCATATGACCCAGGCCATCGCTTTTTCCAATATGCTCAAAATCCATAAACATGAATTGGTGGGAGTAATCCTCGGAAAAAGCAAACGAAGGGCAATACCGGAGTTTTTTTCCAAAGAAATCCAGGCTCCTGTCTATTTGGTAGAAAGCCCGAATTTCGCCTGTGACAAAGACGAAAAGGAGATTTTGATAGGCAGAACCATCCTTCAGAACCTGACTAAAACATCGACTTTCCGGAAAAGTCTCAACAAGATTCACGAAATCGTAAAAGAGGAGGAGCCTGATATTATTCTGAATTTTTATGATTTATTGGGCGGGATTTACAATGGTATTTTCCGTCCAAAAGCTGAATACTGGGTAATTGGGCATCAGTATCTAAGCTATCATCCGGATTTTAAGTTTGCTCCAGCCAAAGGATTGAATAGATTCTTTTTCAAATTGAACACTAAAATGACAGCCATCGGTGCAAGTGAGAAACTGGCGCTTTCATTTTATGAATTGGAATCTACGGATGAAATTACCGTGGTGCCTCCACTGCTACGAGAGGAAGTGAAAAAATTGGATTCAACGTTAGACGACTTTTTCCTTACCTACATAGTCAACTGCGGCTACGGTAAGGAAATCCTCAACTATGCGGCTGCCAATCCCCATCTGAAAATCCGGGCATATTGGGACAAAAAAGATGCTGCAGAGACCGAAAACCCGCTTCCTAACCTAAGCTTTCACAGAGTTCATGACAAGAGCTTTTTGAGGGATATGGCTGCATGCAAGGGATTAGTCAGCACAGCAGGATTTGAATCCATTTGCGAAGCGATTTATTTAAAAAAGCCTGTGATGGTAATCCCAGTCAAAGGTCAATACGAACAAGCTTGTAATGCGCTTGACACAGTTCATTCAGGAGCGGGGATAGCTTCGGACAATTTTGATTTTTCCAAACTGGAGAACCTGATCCAAACAAAACCTATAACTGACAATTCCTTCCAGGATTGGGTAAGCACTTGGCCAAAAACTTTCCAACAAATCTTGCCTGAAACTATGATGACTGAACCAGATCTTGTCCTTACCCAGTCATTTTCTTGA